One window of the Methanomassiliicoccaceae archaeon DOK genome contains the following:
- a CDS encoding zinc-ribbon domain-containing protein: MTETVEGKKSPMAGFIDDFKSLTPKQWLGIVAAIALALILEIYMGTNCMGFLVVAVVLYMIPHLLKVMSVKVKTVVGVIFIVAALLLGTFAFSGTLASNENLINTDSNQIKDVTYDEATDTIEFYVNPELEGEDWDVLVQYVPVVGISFGMANRAGSEAVNTYLEPSSMTLESDGWYHGTITGLGLQDGQYYQIGIGIMENAQTESESTAASLVFWYDYNADTTMICLTGTAYTVAFAAILFFMILVFSAMMRSSAEKTRAKMEAEGRLYPQGYGRCKQCGAMVLPGEVNCRKCGAYIDVPDELRVKKKDFFQCSECGAEVPSDATECPKCGAKFDEAQENVVVHADGTEDISTESIVCPECGSTVPSNADWCPKCGKMLKDKKQ, encoded by the coding sequence ATGACTGAAACAGTGGAGGGCAAGAAGTCACCGATGGCGGGATTCATCGACGACTTCAAGTCCCTCACCCCGAAACAGTGGCTTGGGATCGTCGCCGCCATTGCACTGGCGCTCATCCTCGAGATCTACATGGGCACGAACTGCATGGGATTCCTCGTGGTGGCCGTAGTGCTGTACATGATCCCCCACCTCCTGAAGGTCATGTCGGTCAAGGTCAAGACCGTGGTCGGAGTGATCTTCATCGTGGCAGCCCTCCTGCTGGGCACGTTCGCCTTCTCAGGCACCCTCGCCAGCAACGAGAATCTGATCAACACCGACAGCAACCAGATCAAGGACGTGACCTACGACGAGGCCACGGACACCATCGAGTTCTACGTCAATCCCGAGCTCGAGGGCGAGGACTGGGATGTCCTGGTGCAGTACGTCCCCGTGGTGGGCATATCCTTCGGAATGGCCAACCGTGCGGGCTCGGAGGCCGTGAACACGTACCTTGAACCGTCCAGCATGACATTGGAATCGGACGGATGGTACCACGGGACGATAACCGGCCTCGGGCTGCAGGACGGCCAGTACTACCAGATAGGCATAGGCATCATGGAGAACGCGCAGACGGAGTCGGAGTCCACGGCGGCATCGCTGGTGTTCTGGTACGACTACAATGCGGACACGACCATGATATGCCTGACCGGAACCGCCTACACCGTCGCGTTCGCCGCGATCCTGTTCTTCATGATCCTGGTGTTCTCCGCCATGATGAGGAGCAGCGCCGAGAAGACCCGCGCCAAGATGGAGGCCGAGGGAAGGCTGTACCCCCAGGGATACGGAAGGTGCAAGCAGTGCGGCGCCATGGTCCTGCCCGGAGAGGTCAACTGCAGGAAGTGCGGGGCGTACATCGACGTCCCCGACGAGCTCAGGGTGAAGAAGAAGGACTTCTTCCAGTGCTCCGAATGCGGTGCGGAGGTCCCCTCCGACGCGACCGAGTGCCCCAAGTGCGGAGCGAAGTTCGACGAGGCCCAGGAGAACGTCGTCGTCCACGCCGACGGAACCGAGGACATCTCCACCGAGAGCATCGTCTGTCCCGAGTGCGGAAGCACCGTCCCCTCCAACGCGGACTGGTGCCCCAAGTGCGGCAAGATGCTCAAGGACAAGAAGCAGTGA
- a CDS encoding single-stranded DNA exonuclease RecJ has translation MQRDLDAAARTLRDAGTVLIVSHIDADGISAGAIADITAERLGKDHTVRFEKKISEETLETINSSSEDVVWICDLGSGYLSEFSRDGIIVTDHHVPDPRWRRKQTVLDSFSGITHLNPHSYGMDGSYEICGAGMTYLLSKAVDPANVDLAYLAVVGAVGDFQDSGHSALVSMNRTVMADAQANGDLVVDQDLRFFGRETRAINQYLQFSSDPQIPGLSDNAAACLQFLDRMGIKGKEGGRWRHWDDLSQEERERATEAILDMMPEGDRERAFGEMYRFPNEPEGTGLRDAKEFATVLNSCGRYDDAETGLRICRGDMTALKDAERNRAEHRKHISSAMSYIRDNHLLRERRFIQWFDAGSEIKETVVGIVAGMVLSSGECSRNIPIIAFADSDDGVKVSARANRSLVDKGLDLSQVMKTASGLVGGYGGGHTVAAGATIPPDKKEEFLDIVEDLVSSQVE, from the coding sequence ATGCAGAGGGACCTGGACGCCGCGGCGCGGACCCTGCGCGACGCCGGGACGGTGCTGATCGTGTCCCACATCGACGCGGACGGGATATCGGCCGGGGCCATAGCGGACATCACCGCGGAGAGGCTCGGCAAGGACCACACCGTGAGGTTCGAGAAGAAGATCTCCGAGGAGACTTTGGAGACGATCAACTCCAGCTCGGAGGACGTCGTCTGGATATGCGACCTGGGCAGCGGCTACCTGTCCGAGTTTTCCCGGGACGGGATTATCGTCACCGACCACCACGTCCCGGACCCGAGGTGGAGGAGGAAGCAGACCGTCCTGGACAGCTTCTCGGGAATAACCCATCTCAACCCCCACTCCTACGGAATGGACGGCTCCTACGAGATCTGCGGCGCGGGCATGACCTACCTGCTGTCCAAGGCCGTGGATCCGGCCAACGTCGACCTGGCATACCTCGCGGTCGTCGGGGCGGTCGGGGACTTCCAGGACTCCGGGCACTCGGCCCTGGTCAGCATGAACCGCACGGTCATGGCGGACGCCCAGGCCAACGGGGACCTGGTCGTGGACCAGGACCTGAGGTTCTTCGGCAGGGAGACCCGTGCCATCAACCAGTACCTCCAGTTCAGCAGCGACCCCCAGATCCCCGGACTGAGCGACAACGCGGCGGCCTGCCTCCAGTTCCTGGACAGGATGGGGATAAAGGGAAAGGAGGGCGGCAGGTGGAGGCACTGGGACGACCTCTCGCAGGAGGAGAGGGAGAGGGCCACCGAGGCCATCCTGGACATGATGCCGGAGGGCGACAGGGAGCGCGCCTTCGGGGAGATGTACAGGTTCCCCAACGAGCCAGAGGGCACGGGCCTGAGGGACGCTAAGGAGTTCGCCACCGTCCTGAACTCCTGCGGGCGCTACGACGACGCCGAGACGGGCCTGAGGATCTGCCGCGGCGACATGACGGCCCTCAAGGACGCCGAGAGGAACCGCGCCGAGCACAGGAAGCACATCTCGTCGGCGATGTCGTACATCCGCGACAACCACCTCCTGAGGGAGAGGAGGTTCATCCAGTGGTTCGACGCAGGGTCGGAGATCAAGGAGACCGTCGTCGGCATAGTCGCGGGGATGGTCCTCAGCTCTGGCGAGTGCTCCAGGAACATCCCAATAATAGCGTTCGCCGACTCGGACGACGGGGTCAAGGTGTCTGCGAGGGCGAACAGGAGCCTCGTGGACAAGGGGCTCGACCTGTCGCAGGTCATGAAGACCGCCTCGGGGCTGGTGGGGGGATACGGGGGCGGGCACACCGTCGCCGCCGGGGCCACGATACCTCCTGACAAGAAGGAGGAGTTCCTCGACATCGTGGAGGACCTCGTGTCCTCGCAGGTGGAGTGA
- a CDS encoding exonuclease has protein sequence MITHTFQILPSVGSKKERAIWEDGVRSWDDFLSSETVKAMRPDAKERGDVLLTQASELLDDGDARSLADMMPKGEVWRMYRHFRDRAAYLDIETDGLSRDALVTVVTVHRPGDTVTLTEGIDLTPQALTDALDGAAVLVTFNGSCFDVPVLRNSFPEVDWDIPQFDLRFASRKVGYRGGLKPLEIELGITRAEEIEGVDGAEAVRLWKFWEKHGDNGDRDALDILTEYNRADTVNLERIADIIYDRLVREHAGYRW, from the coding sequence ATGATAACCCACACATTCCAGATACTTCCGTCGGTCGGTTCCAAGAAGGAGAGGGCCATCTGGGAGGACGGCGTCCGCAGCTGGGACGATTTCCTGTCCTCCGAGACCGTGAAGGCCATGAGGCCGGATGCAAAGGAGCGGGGCGATGTCCTGCTGACCCAGGCCTCCGAGCTCCTGGACGACGGCGACGCCCGGTCGCTGGCCGACATGATGCCGAAGGGGGAGGTGTGGAGGATGTACCGCCACTTCAGGGACAGGGCGGCCTATCTGGACATCGAGACGGACGGACTCTCCAGGGACGCCCTGGTGACCGTCGTGACGGTCCACAGGCCCGGGGACACGGTGACCCTCACGGAGGGCATCGACCTGACACCCCAGGCGCTGACGGACGCCCTCGACGGGGCAGCCGTCCTCGTGACGTTCAACGGAAGCTGCTTCGACGTGCCCGTTCTCAGGAACAGCTTCCCCGAGGTCGACTGGGACATACCGCAGTTCGACCTGCGCTTCGCCTCCAGGAAGGTCGGGTACAGGGGAGGGCTCAAGCCCCTGGAGATCGAGCTGGGCATCACCCGCGCCGAGGAGATAGAGGGCGTGGACGGCGCCGAGGCCGTGCGCCTGTGGAAGTTCTGGGAGAAGCACGGCGACAACGGCGACAGGGACGCGCTGGACATCCTCACCGAGTACAACCGCGCGGACACCGTGAACCTCGAGCGGATCGCAGACATCATCTACGACAGGCTGGTGAGGGAGCATGCCGGCTACCGCTGGTGA
- a CDS encoding phosphoesterase, translating to MRYKEILPGVRITSDRCLILEEGPTVVMGDLHLGYERALEQEGMYIPRINTESIRDALNDILCRYEPERVVLLGDIKHDFKRAGFEEKREVRRIIGLLAEAAETVVIKGNHDNYIQNIIGDMGILAVDNIDIMGYRLEHGHVDSGVRPVIIGHEHPSVRIPGAVGGGMKIQCFVHARRDGVIVLPPFSPFSSGNDLVLDKECVMAPALRDSDFASAEIYGVTDMGLMDLGTLRDLSDVVI from the coding sequence ATGAGGTACAAGGAGATCCTGCCGGGAGTACGCATCACCAGCGACAGGTGCCTCATCCTGGAGGAGGGGCCGACCGTCGTCATGGGCGACCTCCATCTCGGCTACGAGCGCGCCCTCGAGCAGGAGGGCATGTACATACCCAGGATCAACACGGAGTCCATCCGCGACGCCCTGAACGACATCCTGTGCAGGTACGAGCCGGAGCGCGTCGTCCTGCTGGGGGACATAAAGCACGACTTCAAGCGCGCCGGGTTCGAGGAGAAGCGCGAGGTGCGCAGGATCATAGGGCTGCTCGCCGAGGCCGCGGAGACCGTGGTCATCAAGGGGAACCACGACAACTACATCCAGAACATCATCGGCGACATGGGGATACTGGCCGTCGACAACATAGACATCATGGGCTACCGCCTGGAGCACGGGCACGTGGACTCGGGGGTGAGGCCGGTCATCATCGGCCACGAGCACCCGTCCGTCAGGATCCCCGGCGCCGTCGGCGGCGGGATGAAGATCCAGTGCTTCGTCCACGCCAGGAGGGACGGCGTGATCGTGCTCCCCCCGTTCAGCCCGTTCTCGTCCGGGAACGACCTGGTCCTGGACAAGGAGTGCGTCATGGCACCCGCCCTCAGGGACTCCGACTTCGCCTCTGCGGAGATCTACGGCGTGACTGACATGGGGCTCATGGACCTCGGGACGCTCAGGGACCTGTCCGACGTCGTCATATGA
- a CDS encoding CBS domain-containing protein gives MAVKDLEDLKKITMLRSQIDGISIERVMSVDFPTVSSEDRISDALSVMRETKYQDVPVVDNGEFVGMVSYASILRKKSVTLDAKVKNFIRQLPSVSPDMEITKISELMVSNNCRQLPVVNGKKVVGVIRRTKLIEIVRDIRALKEIKVWEIMSNPVESVKVNDLMDDALEIMIREDYRTIPVVNETNNVVGIVGMREIIDNNWKKDNKTIGDLEKSARSQITVESIALTSVKTIPWDSDISVAVDMMMDNKISTLPVVEGKDLVGVITEYDIIELLAACRERDMLFVQISGLEDNEKDAVDAIYKDIEAMVAKISKIYKPESFNMHVSRYNDDGDSCKYSISARLFINGEAVMAKQVGWDLIQTSSDLITKLEDAVINMKDSKVTFRKRKK, from the coding sequence ATGGCTGTAAAGGACCTAGAGGATCTGAAGAAGATTACCATGCTCAGATCGCAGATCGACGGCATCTCCATCGAGAGGGTTATGTCCGTCGACTTCCCGACTGTTTCGTCGGAAGACCGCATCTCGGATGCGCTGTCGGTCATGAGAGAGACCAAGTACCAGGACGTGCCCGTCGTCGACAACGGGGAGTTCGTGGGGATGGTCAGTTACGCTTCTATCCTCAGGAAGAAGAGCGTCACCCTGGATGCCAAGGTGAAGAACTTCATCCGTCAGCTCCCGTCCGTGTCGCCCGACATGGAGATCACCAAGATCTCGGAGCTCATGGTCTCCAACAACTGCAGGCAGCTTCCCGTGGTAAACGGCAAGAAGGTCGTCGGTGTCATCAGGAGGACGAAGCTCATCGAGATCGTCAGGGACATCAGGGCCCTGAAGGAGATCAAGGTCTGGGAGATCATGAGCAACCCCGTCGAGTCCGTGAAGGTCAACGACCTGATGGACGACGCCCTGGAGATCATGATCCGCGAGGACTACAGGACCATCCCCGTCGTCAACGAGACCAACAACGTCGTCGGTATCGTCGGAATGAGGGAGATCATCGACAACAACTGGAAGAAGGACAACAAGACGATCGGGGACCTGGAGAAGAGCGCCCGCTCCCAGATCACCGTCGAGTCGATTGCGCTGACATCCGTCAAGACCATCCCGTGGGACAGCGACATCTCCGTCGCCGTCGACATGATGATGGACAACAAGATCTCCACCCTCCCCGTGGTGGAGGGTAAGGACCTGGTCGGAGTCATCACCGAGTACGACATCATCGAGCTGCTCGCCGCCTGCAGGGAGAGGGACATGCTCTTCGTGCAGATCAGCGGACTGGAGGACAACGAGAAGGACGCCGTCGACGCCATCTACAAGGACATCGAGGCCATGGTCGCCAAGATCTCCAAGATCTACAAGCCGGAGTCCTTCAACATGCACGTCTCCAGGTACAACGACGATGGGGACAGCTGCAAGTACAGCATCAGCGCCAGGCTGTTCATCAACGGCGAGGCCGTCATGGCCAAGCAGGTCGGATGGGACCTCATCCAGACCTCCAGCGACCTCATCACCAAGCTCGAGGACGCCGTCATCAACATGAAGGACTCGAAGGTCACCTTCCGCAAGAGGAAGAAGTGA
- a CDS encoding MtaA/CmuA family methyltransferase, which produces MTPKERVLAAMKQESLDRPPVAIFTQSATLGQMEKTGAAWPEAHKNAELMAKLGAAQADIFGYECCRAPFCLTAESERLGATVQVEKKDAAPMIKAHPFKFDPMTSEYDDPANLMSPEEFIQGGRPAIAIQAIELLAKSHGENYAIVAGNTGPFTLTGNLVNTENLVFGMMMCPEEVDKWVDAVNPIVTAYTHALMDAGADVVQCSEPSGSTDMLAPDMFDEAAGHHVKTALKPKDGKYTVLHICGDTYPILDQMAATGVTGISIEEKVDPFKAVEKVGGKTVLVGNVGSVRPLFQGTVEETIEGTKKSVDAGFNVISSGCGIAVATPDENMKAMVDTVKSYGN; this is translated from the coding sequence ATGACTCCTAAAGAGAGAGTACTCGCTGCAATGAAACAGGAATCTCTGGACAGGCCCCCCGTGGCCATCTTCACCCAGTCCGCCACCCTCGGACAGATGGAGAAGACCGGAGCCGCCTGGCCCGAGGCCCACAAGAACGCTGAGCTCATGGCCAAACTCGGAGCCGCTCAGGCCGACATCTTCGGCTACGAGTGCTGCAGGGCACCTTTCTGCCTGACCGCTGAGTCCGAGAGGCTCGGCGCCACCGTCCAGGTCGAGAAGAAGGACGCCGCCCCCATGATCAAGGCCCACCCCTTCAAATTCGACCCCATGACCAGCGAGTACGACGACCCCGCCAACCTGATGTCCCCCGAGGAGTTCATCCAGGGCGGCAGGCCCGCCATCGCCATCCAGGCGATCGAGCTCCTCGCCAAGTCCCACGGAGAGAACTACGCCATCGTCGCTGGAAACACCGGACCCTTCACCCTGACCGGAAACCTCGTCAACACCGAGAACCTGGTCTTCGGAATGATGATGTGCCCCGAGGAGGTCGACAAATGGGTCGACGCCGTCAACCCCATCGTCACCGCCTACACCCACGCCCTGATGGACGCCGGTGCAGATGTCGTCCAGTGCTCCGAGCCCTCCGGATCCACCGACATGCTCGCTCCCGACATGTTCGACGAGGCCGCCGGACACCACGTCAAGACCGCCCTGAAGCCCAAGGATGGAAAGTACACCGTCCTCCACATCTGCGGAGACACCTACCCCATCCTCGACCAGATGGCCGCCACCGGAGTCACCGGAATCTCCATCGAGGAGAAGGTCGACCCCTTCAAGGCTGTCGAGAAGGTCGGCGGAAAGACCGTCCTGGTCGGAAACGTCGGATCCGTCAGGCCCCTGTTCCAGGGAACCGTTGAGGAGACCATCGAGGGAACCAAGAAGTCCGTCGATGCCGGATTCAACGTCATCTCCTCCGGATGCGGAATCGCTGTGGCCACTCCCGATGAGAACATGAAGGCCATGGTCGACACCGTCAAGTCCTACGGAAACTGA
- a CDS encoding ATP-binding cassette domain-containing protein, with translation MRVSVMRRFALSEDGYRYLCRSSLACILKDLALMFPVMVLFMFVCDIMGGPGNPYDLDLGAWAYIAMIVVSAALIAVTYVFEYNETYFNTYKESSAKRIALAEKLRRLPMSYFGRKDPTDLTVRIMGDCTMQEQSMSHWFPELIGSMICISMLGIMILAFDPVMGAASLWPIPVSFAIVILSKRFQDKYNRYKFDRTLEATEGVQEFLETSRDLRVNDAGRRYLDGLFGKLDRVEGAEFKAEYMVAIFVVSAQLVLKFGIVTTALAGGYMMVSGSLDIFVFIAFLIVISRLYDPLNNALQNLAAMINAEYNMERLQEIADQPVQGGSSEFRPDGYDIVFDHVRFSYDGERDVLRDVSFTARQGEVTAIIGPSGEGKTTAAKLAARFWDLDSGRITVGGVDISGIDPETLLSCYSIVFQDVTLFNTTVMDNIRIGRRGATDEEVMVAARAAKCDDFVSRMPEGYMTVIGENGAKLSGGERQRISIARALLKDAPIILLDEATASLDTECETQVQQAISELVRDKTVLIVAHRMRTIEGADRIVVLRDGTVEEDGSPDQLMAEGGTFSNMVRLQSSSEGWTL, from the coding sequence CTGGACCTCGGCGCATGGGCGTACATCGCGATGATCGTCGTGTCCGCGGCCCTGATCGCCGTCACATACGTTTTCGAGTACAACGAGACATACTTCAACACCTACAAGGAGAGCTCCGCGAAGCGCATCGCCCTGGCGGAGAAGCTGAGGAGGCTGCCCATGTCCTACTTCGGCAGGAAGGACCCCACCGACCTGACCGTGAGGATCATGGGGGACTGCACGATGCAGGAGCAGTCCATGTCCCACTGGTTCCCCGAGCTCATCGGTTCGATGATCTGCATCTCCATGCTCGGGATCATGATCCTGGCGTTCGACCCCGTCATGGGTGCGGCATCCCTCTGGCCCATACCGGTGTCGTTCGCCATCGTGATCCTGTCGAAGAGGTTCCAGGACAAGTACAACAGGTACAAGTTCGACAGGACCCTGGAGGCCACCGAGGGTGTCCAGGAATTCCTGGAGACCTCGAGGGACCTCAGGGTCAACGATGCGGGCCGCAGGTACCTCGACGGCCTGTTTGGGAAGCTCGACAGGGTGGAGGGCGCTGAGTTCAAGGCGGAGTACATGGTGGCGATCTTCGTGGTGTCCGCCCAGCTGGTGCTGAAGTTCGGCATCGTCACCACCGCCCTCGCCGGAGGCTACATGATGGTCTCCGGAAGCCTCGACATCTTCGTGTTCATCGCCTTCCTCATCGTCATATCCAGACTGTACGACCCCCTGAACAACGCGCTCCAGAACCTGGCCGCCATGATAAACGCCGAGTACAACATGGAGCGCCTCCAGGAGATCGCGGACCAGCCCGTCCAAGGCGGCTCCTCCGAGTTCAGGCCGGACGGATACGACATCGTGTTCGACCACGTCCGGTTCTCCTACGACGGGGAGAGGGACGTCCTCAGGGACGTCTCGTTCACCGCCAGACAGGGCGAGGTGACGGCCATCATCGGGCCGTCGGGAGAGGGCAAGACGACTGCTGCTAAGCTCGCGGCAAGGTTCTGGGACCTCGACAGCGGGAGGATCACCGTCGGCGGCGTCGACATCTCCGGGATCGACCCCGAGACCCTCCTGTCCTGCTACTCCATCGTGTTCCAGGACGTGACGCTGTTCAACACCACCGTGATGGACAACATCCGCATCGGCAGGAGGGGAGCCACCGACGAGGAGGTCATGGTCGCCGCGAGGGCGGCAAAGTGCGACGACTTCGTGTCGAGGATGCCCGAGGGCTACATGACCGTCATCGGGGAGAACGGGGCGAAACTCTCCGGCGGGGAGAGACAGAGGATCTCCATCGCCAGGGCCCTGCTCAAGGACGCGCCGATCATCCTGCTTGACGAGGCCACGGCATCCCTGGACACGGAATGCGAGACCCAGGTCCAGCAGGCGATCTCGGAACTTGTCAGGGACAAGACCGTCCTCATAGTGGCGCACAGGATGCGCACGATCGAGGGTGCGGACAGGATCGTCGTGCTCAGGGACGGCACCGTGGAGGAGGACGGCAGCCCGGACCAGCTCATGGCCGAGGGCGGGACGTTCTCGAACATGGTGCGCCTGCAGAGCAGCTCCGAGGGCTGGACGCTCTGA
- the argF gene encoding ornithine carbamoyltransferase, producing the protein MAKRDLISVSDMQDEWPQLVDLAIKLKAERGHHGDPLKGKTLAMIFEKPSTRTRISFDVAITELGGHALYIDESKMQMGVHSETVEDTARVMSRFVHGIMYRAFDYKMMDKFGEWATVPVISGLDNLEHPCQALADMVTIKEKLGGFRGKKLVYLGDGNNVCNSLLYACAIMGIDMVACCPAVRMPNAEIMWKASKIAEANGSQIIASHDPQEACVDADVLYTDTWISMGDKTSEEDAIKLFQAYQINDQLLSIAKPTCIVMHCLPAHRGQEITNEVIEGPHSVVFDQAENRLHAQKAVLYTLMKD; encoded by the coding sequence ATGGCAAAGAGAGACCTGATCTCAGTTTCTGACATGCAGGACGAGTGGCCTCAGCTTGTGGATCTCGCCATCAAGCTCAAGGCCGAGCGCGGACACCACGGCGACCCCCTCAAGGGAAAGACGCTGGCCATGATCTTCGAGAAGCCCAGCACCCGCACGAGGATCTCCTTCGACGTCGCCATCACGGAGCTCGGGGGACACGCTCTCTACATCGACGAGTCCAAGATGCAGATGGGTGTCCACAGCGAGACTGTCGAGGATACCGCCAGGGTGATGAGCCGTTTCGTCCACGGAATCATGTACAGGGCGTTCGACTACAAGATGATGGACAAGTTCGGCGAGTGGGCGACCGTCCCGGTCATCAGCGGACTCGACAATCTGGAGCACCCCTGCCAGGCCCTCGCCGACATGGTCACGATCAAGGAGAAGCTCGGAGGCTTCCGCGGAAAGAAGCTCGTGTACCTCGGGGACGGGAACAACGTCTGCAACTCCCTGCTGTACGCCTGCGCCATCATGGGCATCGACATGGTCGCATGCTGCCCTGCAGTCCGCATGCCCAACGCCGAGATCATGTGGAAGGCGTCCAAGATCGCGGAGGCCAACGGCTCCCAGATCATCGCATCCCACGATCCCCAGGAGGCCTGCGTCGACGCGGATGTCCTCTACACCGACACATGGATCTCCATGGGAGACAAGACCTCCGAGGAGGACGCCATCAAGCTGTTCCAGGCCTACCAGATCAACGACCAGCTGCTCTCCATCGCGAAGCCCACATGCATCGTCATGCACTGCCTGCCCGCCCACAGGGGACAGGAGATCACGAACGAGGTCATCGAGGGTCCGCACAGCGTGGTCTTCGACCAGGCCGAGAACAGGCTCCACGCCCAGAAGGCCGTCCTCTACACCCTGATGAAGGACTGA
- a CDS encoding 4Fe-4S dicluster domain-containing protein — protein sequence MTTINASECVACGACVDVCPENAITCEDVAVIDTSKCSNCGACIDECPSSCISA from the coding sequence ATGACAACAATCAACGCTTCCGAGTGCGTCGCATGCGGTGCATGCGTCGATGTCTGCCCCGAGAACGCCATCACCTGCGAGGACGTCGCCGTGATCGACACCTCCAAGTGCAGCAACTGCGGAGCCTGCATCGACGAGTGCCCCTCCAGCTGCATCTCGGCATGA
- a CDS encoding GTP-binding protein: MATIEEQIKELEDQISKTKYNKATEAHIGKLKAKIAKLTLEEEKRRSSKAPTKGFYVKKAGNATVALVGFPSVGKSTLLNQLTGAKSEVGAYHFTTLDVVPGVMEYNHAKIQILDMPGLIKDASRGKGRGREVIAAARSADVILLVVDIFNPNMNVLFRELYNAGIRLNQKKPDVVITHSDHGGILVKPTLKLTKIDVDTIKDMTSAYGHVNATVVVREDIDVEQMLDVLAGNRVYIKAVMAINKVDLAKPGQLEAVLEMHKQYRCVPISAATGYGVDDLKQALYDTIDMIRIYLKPQGQEADMDIPLIVKRGNTVGDVCELIHRDFRNNFRYAMVWGKSAKFPGQTVGMDHVVADEDVVCIIVKR; encoded by the coding sequence ATGGCAACCATCGAGGAGCAGATCAAGGAATTGGAGGACCAGATCTCCAAGACCAAGTACAACAAGGCTACCGAAGCTCACATCGGCAAGCTCAAGGCGAAGATCGCCAAGCTCACCCTCGAGGAGGAGAAGAGACGCTCCTCCAAGGCGCCAACCAAGGGTTTCTACGTCAAGAAGGCGGGGAACGCCACAGTCGCTCTGGTGGGATTCCCGTCCGTGGGAAAGTCCACTCTTCTCAACCAGCTCACCGGCGCCAAGTCCGAGGTGGGTGCATACCACTTCACCACCCTCGACGTCGTCCCCGGAGTCATGGAGTACAACCATGCCAAGATCCAGATCCTGGACATGCCGGGACTGATCAAGGACGCCTCCCGCGGAAAGGGAAGGGGAAGGGAGGTCATCGCCGCCGCGAGGTCCGCGGACGTCATCCTCCTGGTCGTCGACATATTCAACCCCAACATGAACGTCCTGTTCAGGGAGCTGTACAACGCGGGCATCCGTCTGAACCAGAAGAAGCCCGACGTCGTCATCACCCACTCCGACCACGGCGGGATCCTGGTGAAGCCGACTCTGAAGCTCACCAAGATCGACGTGGACACGATCAAGGACATGACATCGGCCTACGGACACGTGAACGCGACCGTCGTCGTCCGTGAGGACATCGACGTGGAGCAGATGCTGGACGTGCTGGCGGGCAACAGGGTGTACATCAAGGCCGTCATGGCCATCAACAAGGTGGACCTGGCCAAGCCCGGACAGCTGGAGGCCGTCCTGGAGATGCACAAGCAGTACCGCTGCGTCCCGATCTCGGCGGCGACCGGATACGGGGTCGACGACCTGAAGCAGGCCCTCTACGACACCATCGACATGATCCGCATCTACCTCAAGCCCCAGGGCCAGGAGGCGGACATGGACATCCCGCTGATCGTCAAGCGCGGGAACACCGTTGGCGACGTGTGCGAGCTCATCCACAGGGATTTCAGGAACAACTTCCGCTACGCGATGGTCTGGGGCAAGAGCGCCAAGTTCCCCGGCCAGACCGTGGGCATGGACCACGTCGTGGCGGACGAGGATGTCGTGTGCATCATCGTCAAGAGATGA